taatataataatttataaaattattttagaagGAACAAATTACTATCAATTTTAGAAGGCACTTCCATCCTTTAACGATTTTACTTAAATACGTGGATTCTGGAATTAGAGGTGCGGCCAGTCAAGTGCACAATTAATCCCCGAGAatgatttaaaatctttaaaagaaatatcgttcttaattttttatacgtgttcatttataaaatattgaaatgtgATAATTACTTCTGCAAGATATGATTTAAAGTATCGAAgttgtaaaattaaaataaattataacttttgataaaacaataaatattcGATGAAGTTACATTCGAGCAACAATTTACATCCTCCTGTCAAGTCTTGTCGTGCCGCTggattgaattatttttatgttaatttaataaaaggaggaaaattatttaatttttataaattaaataacaacAAAGAAATATCAAATCACTATTTATAAAATGGGGTCGGACATACCGATTCAAACGAGAACCAACCACTAATTCGGTTCGGACCAACTCTATAAACATTTTAACGATAAAACCGATCAAGAACAGGTCAGGTCGGTCGTGAACCAATGAACCGGCTAAAAACTAGTTCGAGTAGTTCAtcccttttaatttttttagaatttatttttattttaaattttatttttatttataaaatattatttgaattttgaactttgttaaaaaaattattttagtagTATTAGAGcttgttttgatttattttttgtctaaaaaatattgaaataattatattcgattatattatcttattttgattttaaacttttgataaatatattttttattatttatatatatttaagatttttaaatttaaaatatattatttattattttatataatataataatttttcgaTCCGACTATTCGATTAAACGATTCaatattgaactatttttataaaataaattaatttgattataaCACGAAGTATGAAACAACATAAGGCCATTGTTGAATGGGGACCGGGCCGGCCTGACGCGTGGGCTcaacatttatatattattttaaattagccGCCACGCTTTAGCAATCCAATTCGGTTCTATAACTATTGGCGCTCCAgctatatttataaataaataaatcatatattctgttttgttttttgaattttaggGATGCATTCAATTCAATGTAagagatttattgatttttaatgatttttgaagattttaaaAGTGTAGATGTATTCAATTAAGATTTTTACATACTCTATAGAagtttagtggtattcaaaatagactttcatatagttttaaaaagtaaagtgatattcaacattgatttttaaaaactctataaaaatctatagatattcaaaatttcaataggcttttaataacttcatgaaattcattaacatacaaacattaaagcttaaggtacaactataaattgtcaaaaattgtatttagttcaacccaaagatttgggtggatttttaaaacttataaTTCATACACAAGCTATTTATTTCTCTATCTGTCGTTTCACATCACATCTCATCGTGTCATCTTTTCTCTCATCTATCTCTAtcattatctcaaattttcgaattgtatctctatatttattttcatatttccttttcaaactttttatttttttgctgattgttcatttaataattttttattttaatatcataagaaattttgaattctatgattgattttgtgatttttaatttatgatttatacaaattaatgtaatattcaataataataaaagatgatccaaaaaatgtcgcttaattcttaataattgaatagtCTCGCAACAACAATGATTTTTTAANTGAAAAActatttcaaactgaatatgttatatatgtcaattaattattggttcaaagaaattaataaaaaataatatgttttaattaagtacaaaatttataaaattctataaaaaaattcacaaaagtcaataaaaatattgcAAAAAAGTCTACTTGAATCCACATAAATATgtttataaatatgtgagaatccataaaagtcaataaaaatatatcaaatccataaaagtctatcatttgaaaaagtcattaaaagtaatcaaaactttgaattgaatacACCCCATAAAAAATCTATATTAGAAGACGGTCTCAAATATTTACaatctatcatttgaaaaagtcATAAATATTAGAAGACGGTCTCAAATATTTACGATATATATTTgtagttaaaaataataattttgatataatttttttaaaaaaattaaaattgaataaaaaaattcgtatcataaaattgatatttaagaAAGACGTcatgagaatattttttttatttatctaaatTGAGATGGTTTAAATTTAGGGAAGATGGAAAACTCGAGGTACTTCATTAATTAACGgagatataataattataaatatattaaattttagccGTGCTCATATTGACGTTTACTTGAAGACGCGGCAATCAGTCTCTTACCCGACATTAATCTTCAAGGATCCAATCCCGGCTTTTCGATTTCAAAGAATATCGAGGGAAAGAGATGCGGGGAAAGGCAAATCGATCGCCGGTTGTAATCGGCGGCAGAGGATTTGATTTGTTGGGCAATATCCGCGGGGATGTCGGGGGAGAGCTTCGTTGTCGGAGTACGGGAAGCGAGCATGATTTGGCTGCTATGGTGACGGATTTCATAGAAATCGGCAGCACGGGAGCTGAGTCTTGGTGTAGCAGCGACACCGATTCAGGTTTATCTGACCTGGCTTTTCTGGCCGAGAAGATTTCCGTGAGtcgtttttttctctttttacttgtatatatatgtagaaATTTTGAATTAGTTTTGTTGGCTATTTTTATCActtttatttgttgagttgGCCTAAAATTAGTAGTTttcattgattttttaaatgacATGATCTAAAAATAGTACTTGTTCTTTAAAATCGTTTGTTTGATGATGCTGATAAGTCATGTTTATTATTATGTTCCGAATGATGCCAAACCCAAAACTTGTAGTGTCTGAAAAAATCCCGAATGATGCCAAACCCAAAACTTGTAGTGTCTGAAACAAAATAAGTTTCAGATATGATGTTCCTGCCCAGGTAGAGCTCTTTTTGGAAATACAATATGAAATTTAACAATGAAGAACTTTAAAGAAGTCAAAATTCATGGATAGCGTTAAGCTCTTACATTTTGTTTAAGTTAGCATTGAGAACTTTGGTTTcgagattttttttatcttattttgtttgaaaaataGAAGCCTGAAGCTATTTGAgagtttatttttaatatattctcTTTTCTTCACGGAGATAATTAACGGATTTTAAGGGGATATGTACTTGAGATCTTTACAGTTTACTTGCTTAATTTTTCAACTTGCAGTGTTGCAACAGCTCAATCGACCAGTATGAAAGTAACTTGGCAATGATCGTTAAATCCTTGATCCTCTCAATATCTGAGACGAGCCAAGGAGGGAAGCCGGATACGTGTGATTCTAGCTGCATCCTGTACACTCTTGTGAAACTTCTACAGTCTTCTGGTTATGATGCTGCTCTATGTGCATCTAGGTGGCAGGGCTTTGGAAAAGTTCCAGGAGGTATTGCACAGTtctaaatgatttttaatatataatatcagtTATGTTGGATGGAAGCAAAACTTTTGGTAAAAATCTGATGACCGTAAATGCCAAGTAGCCGCATGAGAGAACCAGAGTTTTTTGTTTCACAGTTCTACACAAGAAGCATGTCTGTGTTTGGTTTTCTTTTCATTCAAGAACCGGGAgagaaattaattttgattatgttCAGATTGTTTTTTGATAGTTGGCATAATTGGCTTTGATTgttatttttgtgattcttgtgTTAAGACTGGTTACTTCATCGTGTTATATGTGTGAAATGAGATATGCTTCATTATAAATGCAAAATTCTTTTGAGAAAGGACGAGGGAGAACACTTTTTCAGAAACTAAATTGACGAAGCTAAGAATTTTCCAGCTTGGAATTTTAACATAGTATTATAACTGTCTCATGATGTAACTAGCTTCAATCATATGCTTGCTGCTCCAAGGCTTTTGCTTTAATGGTACCCGACATAACTAAATGCAGAGAAGCCTGTCCCATGTGCAAAGTAGTGGCTTCTGTGGTTGCTAGGTGGAATTAAACATGCAGCATATTTTCTATAAACTTTGTCCCCTTTTGTTCCAACGATCGATGATAGAACTCCTatcttatttttgtttaaaccaTTTGTTATAATTATCATCTTCCCCTCTGCTCTAGGTGAACACGAGTTCATAGACGTGATAACCCACGAAAACAATGAAGACCCGCAAAGGTACATTATTGACATCGACTTCCGAAGTCACTTTCAAATAGCAAGAGCAGTGAAGCCGTACAATGTAGTCTTGAGTTCCCTTCCTCCGATATACGTTGGCACCTTGACCAAGCTCAAGCAATATCTTGAAATCATGGTTGAAGCAACTCGCTTCTCACTCGAGCAAAACTCGATGCCTCTACCTCCATGGAGGTCATTAGCTTATTTGGAGGCTAAGTGGGAATCTCCTTCCCAAAGAATAGTTAGCCTTCATCCTGATGCCACTTCTTCCTCCCATCAGCACTGCATTGGTTTGCTCAGGAGACTAAAATCCTTCATCGGAGCTGATTTCAGAAATTCAAGGATAATTGATTCTTGGAAAGAAATATGAGTTATTGACCAGTTgagtaaaaataaaatgttgttATTTCTCAATCGAGTTAGATCTCTTGGTCGAATATCAAGAGTATACAGATAGATTTACAATTTTGTATCTAGCATACCTGGTTCTACCATTGAGAGAGCGCCTACAAAGTAAAGTTAATGGAATAGGTAGTAGCATAACTTTGCGGTTTCAATTCTTTGGATGGCTTGTATCCTAGTGTTTGTTTAGTTCCTcggtaatttttttaattatgatataatCTTCGTATAGATATAATTAATCCAAATGATTGtataatatttcattaattaatataacTATGATATTACACTTATTTGaacataaatcaaattaattaaaataaatattgctCACACACGTACCTGTAGGTGCAGTAATAATATTATTCATTAAGATATATTGAGATACGTAGGCGGTGACACACATAAGTGTGCCTGCAATacatattttatgtatttttttggtACCAAGTTTGTATGACGAgtttcttaatttattttttaactattattactattatttaatttcgtcggatttttttttccaaatactTTGGAAAATTGGATACAtgaatagaaaatatttaaaattattttaatatatttttttcaaaaatgatttGCAAAAATTATGACTATACGGGATAATTCTCAAATAAAATTAACTCACGTAAATTGTCTCAcgggttaattttgtgagatgaatttctgactcgactcgactcaactcatgaaaaaaattacattttatgctaaaaatattattttttataacatgTATTGATCGACCAATCTCACAAAGATAAACCATAAACTCACTATCTTAAATCATAATTTCCACTATCTCATTATCTTTATATgaagagaaaaatataaataaattaaaatttataaaaatatattttatgcatATGCAACACATATGTGTTTGTGTATtacttataattaaaaaaaataattgtattatattttatatttatcaataaaaaaattagaaatactaaaaaattataaaatcatgGGACCGAGgcaaaattaattgtttttgttgtgaaaaagtaaaaatttactgtaaaaagtaaaaatctcaaactctcaaaattatcacactacacactttataatatttttctctcaactcaattgtgattttcttcacaaatgagagatctatttatagaaaatttttacaaataatccaaaaataaattacatcattaccttcatcatcacacacaaatttcaatattcaacacctaattatACCTacttttcaacattcaaatattcaataaacacattttaaatattatttttcaaaccgtttttggatattttggtagatttatttataaacaatCCGCACAAGAGCATGAGCGGTGATGAGCCTGATAATTTCTCCTACTGACGGAAAACCTGAAACCCTAGCCCCTCGCCGCTTCCAGATCTGCGAACGTCAAAATCTTCAATGGGTTCCAAGAGGCCCGATTTCGGTGATGGCGCAAGCCCGGGGTGCGCTATTCTTCCTCTTCTTTTATTGCCGTATTTCATGTATTTGACTATTACTAAAGATTTGTGGGCTTGAATGTTTTGGCTTTCAGGAAGATATTCATCGGTGGTCTGTCGAGAGAAACAACTTTaggtttgattttattttaatacgTTTTTCCTTTATTGTTTTTGCGATTACTTGTGAATTTTCTGTTGCATAgatgaatatatttgattttacagATACATTCGTGAAGTACTTCGGAAAGTACGGAGAGATAACTGATTCAGTGATAATGAAAGATCGTTTTACTGGTCGACCCAGGGGGTTTGGTTTCATAACTTATGCAGACCCAGCTGTTGTGGACACTGTTATTGCTGAAACCCATATCATCAATGGGAAACAGGtaataaattttgtttgtttgaCATTGAACTTTGTTGAATTTACTAGCATTTTTGTCCCTCTCGGTTGAGTCACAAGCTTTTGTTGGTAACGAAAATATGTTATGTTGTTTGGTATGAATATAATGGTGTTCCCATATTGTCTTATTCAATTCCTTTTCCTAGCTTGTTAcctattttgtatatttattctgtaattgtgactatttaTGTTATGTAT
This genomic interval from Primulina huaijiensis isolate GDHJ02 chromosome 14, ASM1229523v2, whole genome shotgun sequence contains the following:
- the LOC140957913 gene encoding uncharacterized protein; translated protein: MRGKANRSPVVIGGRGFDLLGNIRGDVGGELRCRSTGSEHDLAAMVTDFIEIGSTGAESWCSSDTDSGLSDLAFLAEKISCCNSSIDQYESNLAMIVKSLILSISETSQGGKPDTCDSSCILYTLVKLLQSSGYDAALCASRWQGFGKVPGGEHEFIDVITHENNEDPQRYIIDIDFRSHFQIARAVKPYNVVLSSLPPIYVGTLTKLKQYLEIMVEATRFSLEQNSMPLPPWRSLAYLEAKWESPSQRIVSLHPDATSSSHQHCIGLLRRLKSFIGADFRNSRIIDSWKEI